GTTAATGTAACACGCACTTCCAGAGGATTGGGTAAGTTTATGTTGCTAGAAGCAGGCAAAGTAATAGGTGTTCCATCTGCTGTTACGGCTTCTATTTGTAATATAGCATTTGTTCCCGGCAATTTTGGTACATTAGGAAGAAAATTTAATATCTGAGAACTATCTGAACGACTAATTTGGTCTAATATCTCATTGACAACACTCTCTGCCTGCAACCGTTGAGTATGTATTTCACGATTCATGCCCACAGTTACAACAGAGGTAAATATCATACTTAGCACGAACGCTAATATACCCGCAGCAAACATCAGTTCTATAAGTGTCATGCCTTGTTGTTTTTTCTTGCTCTTTTTTAATATCATTAATTGTCGAAACATTTATAAACTCCAAATTACAATAGATTGGTAGCAATTATTATGCCATAATTAAATATAATAGTTATAAAATGTTGATAATTAGTAAGTTATAAATAATAAATGGAAAATTTTGTATAAGACTTGATTAAAAAAGTGTGGAATATTCCACAGTTAAAATTGTGTAAATATTTGAAATTTCGCAATAGATTTAGAATTAAATTGGAGATAAAAAAGTGAAGAAAATAGAAGAAATACAATGTTTCCTTTTAGACATGGATGGGACAATATATCTTGGGAATCGAATTATTCCTGGTGCAACAGAATTTATTAACTATTTAAAATCATCTAATAAAAAATTTTTGTTTTTCACAAACAATCCCACAAAAGATGCGGAGCAATATCAAAAAAAATTAGAACTATTAGGGATTCAAGTTTCTAAGGAACATATTTTAACCTCAGGAATGGCTACCCTCGAATTCTTAAAAAGGAATACGAATTATAAAAATCTTTTTACGGTTGCTCCCCCTTCTTTTGAAAAGGAACTTATTCGTGCTGGATTTAATCTGGTTCAAGAGAATCCTGATGCAGTTCTAATTTCTTTTGA
This Candidatus Hydrogenedens sp. DNA region includes the following protein-coding sequences:
- a CDS encoding type II secretion system protein; its protein translation is MFRQLMILKKSKKKQQGMTLIELMFAAGILAFVLSMIFTSVVTVGMNREIHTQRLQAESVVNEILDQISRSDSSQILNFLPNVPKLPGTNAILQIEAVTADGTPITLPASSNINLPNPLEVRVTLTWQTTDRGYTITKRGSTYVSN